In one window of Thermodesulfobacteriota bacterium DNA:
- a CDS encoding alpha/beta hydrolase, with translation MSEPTPYAKLDQPAVCALLFHPRVVPRQAPPAGASDLEVAVAPGIRVTVRCHAAAPAAPAILFFHGNGEIVTDYDEIGRAFVAQGVSFLVADYRGYGWSEGEPSAGSMLADSHAILAAVQGWRAATGGSAPLVVMGRSLGSACAIELAAAQPAAVAGLVIESGFATTLPLLQALGLDTARLGIAEPDGFGNLQKISGVSRPTLIIHAQHDQLIPLGNAEMLQVQSPARGKEFQVVPGADHNTILARAGERYFEVIARFCLRLAGRRGRRAPAGPPVTRQG, from the coding sequence CGAGCCTACGCCCTACGCCAAGCTGGACCAGCCAGCGGTCTGCGCCCTCCTCTTCCACCCCCGGGTGGTGCCCCGCCAGGCGCCACCGGCCGGGGCCAGCGACCTGGAGGTGGCGGTGGCGCCCGGCATCCGGGTGACGGTGCGCTGCCACGCCGCCGCGCCGGCCGCCCCGGCCATTCTGTTCTTTCACGGCAACGGCGAGATCGTCACCGACTACGATGAGATCGGCCGGGCCTTCGTCGCCCAGGGGGTGAGCTTCCTGGTCGCCGACTACCGGGGCTACGGCTGGAGCGAGGGGGAGCCCTCGGCCGGCAGCATGCTGGCGGACAGCCATGCCATCCTGGCGGCGGTGCAGGGTTGGCGGGCCGCAACGGGCGGCAGCGCGCCTCTGGTGGTCATGGGCCGCTCTCTGGGCAGCGCCTGCGCCATCGAGCTGGCCGCGGCCCAGCCGGCCGCGGTGGCTGGGCTGGTGATCGAGTCCGGGTTCGCCACCACCCTGCCTTTGCTCCAGGCCCTGGGCCTGGACACCGCCCGCCTGGGCATCGCCGAGCCGGATGGCTTTGGCAACCTCCAGAAGATCTCCGGCGTCAGCCGTCCCACCCTCATCATCCATGCCCAGCACGACCAGCTCATCCCCCTGGGCAACGCCGAGATGCTCCAGGTGCAGAGTCCGGCCCGGGGCAAGGAATTTCAGGTGGTGCCCGGTGCGGACCACAACACCATCCTCGCCCGGGCCGGCGAGCGCTATTTCGAGGTCATCGCCCGCTTCTGCCTTCGC